From one Planctomycetia bacterium genomic stretch:
- a CDS encoding FAD:protein FMN transferase, whose protein sequence is MHRRAFLDPRHLAESAGQLIGLVDVHVGLTAPRSQEDDDITLVRYARPAMGTVFEIVLPFGHPYATSLIHDALDEVDRYEQLLTVYRQTSEVSEVNRRAGQEAVSISTELHNLIQQAEKLSRWTGGAFDITAGTLIDAWGFVQGPKRVPPESERQAALHQSGFQHVELNDDTIRFKAPGLRLNFGSIGKGFALDAVAHFFDQHARGQPVLLHGGKSSVLAMHSPPGHDRGWRIDIEHPWNHESHLASVYLRDQALATSAATYKHLVHEGKKLGHILDPRTGWPASGIASATAITETAAMADALSTAFYVMGLEGTQQFCQGHPEVSAILLPEGQQVAIVINGNDSIVLATGR, encoded by the coding sequence ATGCACCGCCGAGCATTTCTTGATCCCCGCCACCTGGCTGAATCAGCGGGACAACTCATTGGTCTCGTTGACGTTCACGTGGGCCTGACGGCACCGCGCTCGCAAGAAGATGATGACATTACCCTCGTCCGCTATGCCCGCCCTGCCATGGGCACGGTTTTCGAGATCGTGTTGCCCTTTGGTCATCCCTATGCCACCAGCTTGATCCATGACGCTCTTGACGAGGTGGATCGTTACGAACAGTTGTTGACAGTGTACCGTCAAACCAGCGAAGTCAGCGAGGTGAACCGCCGAGCGGGGCAGGAAGCCGTGAGTATTTCAACGGAACTGCACAACCTGATCCAGCAGGCAGAGAAACTGAGCCGATGGACTGGCGGCGCGTTTGATATTACCGCTGGCACATTGATCGATGCCTGGGGCTTTGTGCAAGGCCCCAAACGTGTTCCACCCGAGTCTGAGCGACAAGCTGCATTGCATCAAAGCGGGTTTCAGCACGTGGAGTTGAATGACGACACCATCCGCTTCAAAGCGCCCGGCCTGCGACTCAACTTCGGCAGTATCGGCAAAGGATTCGCACTCGATGCAGTTGCCCATTTCTTTGACCAGCATGCTCGTGGCCAGCCAGTCTTGCTTCACGGTGGCAAGAGCAGTGTCCTGGCCATGCATTCACCGCCGGGCCATGATCGTGGCTGGCGAATCGACATTGAACACCCCTGGAATCACGAGTCGCACCTGGCCAGTGTCTACCTGCGTGATCAAGCACTGGCAACTTCCGCTGCTACCTACAAGCACCTGGTTCACGAAGGAAAAAAACTGGGACACATCCTCGATCCGCGAACCGGTTGGCCAGCCAGCGGAATTGCATCTGCAACTGCCATCACGGAAACCGCAGCGATGGCTGATGCCTTGTCAACGGCCTTCTATGTCATGGGGCTGGAAGGCACACAGCAGTTTTGCCAAGGGCATCCCGAAGTTTCTGCCATCTTGCTGCCGGAAGGTCAGCAGGTTGCCATAGTCATCAATGGCAACGATTCCATCGTTCTCGCTACAGGCAGGTAG
- a CDS encoding DUF4265 domain-containing protein has protein sequence MTVRFGREEPLIEFPAERLTVSVPVTAMNSRLYRLDGVPIFVESASFGDVIEAEPVGVDRLRFVRIAEPGGWRTFDYVLSPQKIDGEWGQYLLAELTERGGYWERVFGGLLFVCVPPGFELDPAPWVATF, from the coding sequence ATGACCGTACGATTTGGAAGGGAGGAACCGCTCATCGAGTTCCCCGCCGAACGCTTGACAGTAAGTGTCCCAGTTACTGCGATGAATAGCCGGTTGTATCGTCTGGACGGCGTGCCAATCTTTGTTGAGTCTGCTTCGTTCGGGGATGTTATTGAGGCTGAGCCAGTCGGAGTTGATCGACTGCGGTTCGTCCGTATCGCGGAGCCGGGAGGATGGCGAACGTTTGACTACGTTTTGTCGCCACAAAAGATTGATGGTGAGTGGGGTCAATACCTGCTCGCGGAGTTGACGGAGCGGGGCGGTTACTGGGAGCGTGTATTCGGCGGACTGCTGTTCGTGTGCGTTCCTCCTGGTTTCGAACTTGATCCCGCACCATGGGTGGCGACGTTCTAA